In Finegoldia magna ATCC 53516, a genomic segment contains:
- a CDS encoding TetR/AcrR family transcriptional regulator — protein sequence MIRETDTRDKLKKSLTILLNEKSLNDISVSELTKEARINRGTFYLHYDDKMDLVDNLVEEIFEELKEILTSEKIGRKYSYDIIKKVIDYVKDDFNFIYALTMNSYNYINDMLRKFLLALIDTLPELKYSIDNHPFLPKDYSTEVFLSLNSGIILHWIRKGGVESTDELANYFYQASNLKTT from the coding sequence ATGATTAGAGAAACGGATACAAGGGACAAATTAAAAAAATCGTTGACGATTTTGTTGAACGAGAAAAGTTTGAACGATATTTCGGTGAGCGAATTGACGAAAGAAGCTCGCATAAATCGCGGGACATTTTATTTGCACTACGACGATAAAATGGATTTGGTGGATAATTTGGTGGAGGAAATCTTCGAAGAGTTGAAGGAGATTTTGACGTCGGAAAAGATTGGAAGAAAATATTCGTACGATATCATCAAAAAAGTTATTGATTATGTGAAGGATGATTTCAATTTTATTTACGCTTTGACGATGAATAGCTACAACTATATCAACGATATGTTGAGGAAGTTTTTGTTGGCGTTGATTGATACGCTTCCGGAGTTGAAGTATTCGATTGACAATCACCCGTTTTTGCCGAAGGATTATTCGACAGAGGTGTTCTTGTCGTTGAATTCTGGAATTATTTTGCATTGGATTAGAAAAGGCGGCGTGGAAAGCACTGATGAATTGGCGAATTATTTCTATCAAGCAAGCAATTTAAAAACGACTTAG
- a CDS encoding IS3 family transposase, protein MPKSTYYFELNKVDKIKVKNRPIADKITEIFNLHKGRYGVRRVYMELINQGYVINHKKVQKIMHELKLFGKRSKEKYHSYKGKIGKVADNIINREFKADRPLQKWTTDVSEFKFSWGKCYISPILDMYSNEIISYDLSLSPNLKQISNMLRKAFSKFPKLNNLILHSDQGWQYQHKYYVNELKKHGIRQSMSRKGNCYDNSIMETFFGRLKNEVYYGCEKSYSSYEEFSKAIEEYIYYYNNERIQSKTKWMPPTKYRLASTTTN, encoded by the coding sequence TTGCCAAAATCAACATACTACTTTGAACTGAATAAAGTGGATAAGATAAAAGTTAAGAATCGCCCTATCGCAGATAAAATAACCGAAATATTTAACTTGCACAAAGGAAGATATGGTGTAAGAAGAGTGTATATGGAGTTAATAAATCAAGGGTATGTAATAAATCATAAAAAAGTTCAAAAGATCATGCATGAGCTAAAACTATTTGGGAAAAGGTCTAAAGAGAAATATCACTCATATAAGGGAAAGATAGGTAAAGTTGCAGATAATATCATCAATAGAGAGTTCAAAGCAGACAGACCTTTACAAAAATGGACCACGGATGTATCTGAATTTAAATTTTCTTGGGGTAAATGCTACATATCTCCAATACTTGATATGTATAGCAATGAGATTATCTCATATGACTTATCTCTAAGTCCTAATTTAAAACAAATATCGAATATGTTAAGAAAAGCATTTAGCAAATTTCCAAAATTAAATAACTTGATACTACACTCAGATCAAGGTTGGCAATACCAACATAAATATTATGTTAATGAACTAAAAAAACATGGTATAAGACAATCAATGTCAAGAAAAGGGAATTGTTACGATAATTCTATTATGGAAACATTCTTTGGAAGATTAAAAAATGAAGTTTATTATGGCTGTGAAAAGAGCTATAGCTCCTATGAAGAATTTTCTAAAGCAATAGAAGAATACATCTATTATTACAATAACGAAAGAATTCAATCAAAAACAAAATGGATGCCACCTACAAAATATAGGTTAGCATCCACTACAACTAATTAA
- a CDS encoding helix-turn-helix domain-containing protein, whose protein sequence is MVSKVLAGNTIGSVAIEIGINRGQLYSWVNKYKNYGYNGLVNRKRGCKSKNTSMKKKNIHKPRKLNESEREELIRLRAENEYIKAENEIIKKEIALREERYAAQLKAKKQRLSRT, encoded by the coding sequence GTGGTCAGCAAAGTATTAGCTGGAAACACAATAGGTTCTGTAGCAATTGAAATCGGAATTAATCGTGGACAACTTTATTCATGGGTTAACAAGTATAAAAATTATGGATATAATGGTCTTGTAAATAGAAAGAGAGGTTGTAAATCTAAAAATACAAGCATGAAAAAGAAAAATATCCATAAGCCAAGGAAACTTAATGAATCTGAAAGAGAAGAGCTCATAAGACTTAGAGCGGAAAATGAATATATAAAAGCAGAAAACGAAATAATAAAAAAAGAGATCGCCTTGAGAGAAGAACGTTACGCTGCGCAACTCAAGGCGAAAAAGCAGCGATTGTCAAGAACTTAA
- a CDS encoding flavin reductase family protein, whose product MNKRKIDVMDYASDIVKELPKGIFLNTKANGKFNSMAIAWGTIGYNWNKPVFVCYVREGRFTRELLDENPEFTISVPIGSYDKKIMKVCGSQSGRDVDKVEEANLTLVEPETISVNGIKELPLTIECKLIYRQEQDLSLLPDDILNRNYPQDVDSSNPGSNKDFHITYFGEIVDSYIIED is encoded by the coding sequence ATGAACAAAAGAAAAATCGACGTAATGGACTACGCATCAGACATCGTAAAAGAACTTCCGAAAGGAATATTTTTGAACACGAAAGCAAACGGCAAATTCAACAGCATGGCGATTGCGTGGGGAACAATAGGCTACAATTGGAACAAGCCTGTGTTTGTTTGCTACGTTAGAGAAGGAAGATTTACCAGAGAATTGTTGGACGAAAATCCAGAATTCACAATCAGCGTCCCAATCGGCTCCTACGACAAAAAAATCATGAAAGTTTGTGGCAGCCAAAGTGGAAGAGATGTCGACAAAGTAGAAGAAGCGAACCTCACACTCGTTGAGCCAGAAACAATTTCTGTAAATGGAATCAAAGAACTTCCTTTAACTATTGAATGCAAACTAATTTATCGTCAAGAACAGGATTTGTCATTACTTCCAGACGATATTTTGAACAGAAATTATCCGCAAGATGTCGACAGTTCCAATCCTGGCTCCAACAAGGATTTTCACATCACATATTTCGGAGAAATCGTCGACAGTTATATAATTGAAGATTAA
- a CDS encoding GNAT family N-acetyltransferase → MKLKYNEILVRNASLEDVPNLLKWWNDGRVMEHAGFPLGLNTTDNRVIQNIKNHDMINNALLIIEYNKIPIGEMNYKKLDHKSVEIGIKICEEEYQNRGLGKIILSLLISELFSKEFEKIVLSTTAENKRAHHVYEKLGFVNTEIKENSWTDQLGNIRSSVMYELIEENFNNQLTKRKEN, encoded by the coding sequence ATGAAGTTAAAATATAACGAAATATTAGTTAGAAACGCCTCTTTGGAAGATGTGCCTAATTTATTAAAATGGTGGAATGATGGCAGGGTAATGGAACATGCAGGATTTCCTCTTGGACTAAACACTACCGATAACAGAGTTATACAAAATATTAAAAATCACGACATGATAAATAATGCTCTGTTGATAATTGAATATAATAAAATTCCAATTGGAGAAATGAATTACAAGAAACTTGATCATAAATCGGTGGAGATTGGAATTAAAATTTGTGAAGAAGAATATCAAAATAGAGGTCTGGGAAAAATTATTTTAAGTTTATTAATCAGTGAGTTGTTTTCAAAAGAATTTGAGAAAATAGTATTGTCAACAACTGCTGAGAATAAAAGGGCGCATCATGTTTATGAAAAACTAGGATTCGTCAATACAGAAATTAAAGAAAATTCGTGGACAGATCAATTGGGGAACATTCGCTCCTCTGTAATGTATGAGCTAATTGAAGAAAATTTTAATAACCAATTAACCAAACGAAAGGAAAACTAA
- a CDS encoding nitroreductase family protein: MDFEEVIKNRYSCKKYSDKKVEKEKLDKILEAGRLAPTAKNLQEHHIYVIQSEKNLKKVDEVTPCRYGASTVLLVTFDKTNVFTYPGDRRNSGIEDASIVATHLMLAAKNQGLESCWINFLDPDITHKKFRLPAKEEVLMMLDIGYPAEDSEINPLHDKRKELSETVTFI, from the coding sequence ATGGATTTTGAAGAAGTGATCAAAAATCGATATTCTTGCAAAAAATATAGCGACAAAAAGGTAGAAAAGGAAAAACTAGACAAGATATTGGAAGCTGGGAGGTTAGCGCCGACAGCGAAAAACTTGCAAGAACATCACATTTATGTAATACAATCAGAAAAAAACTTGAAAAAAGTCGACGAAGTGACACCTTGTAGATACGGCGCAAGTACAGTTTTGCTTGTAACTTTTGATAAGACAAACGTGTTTACTTATCCTGGCGATAGAAGAAATTCTGGAATAGAAGATGCATCCATCGTCGCTACTCATTTGATGTTAGCAGCGAAAAACCAAGGATTGGAAAGTTGTTGGATTAATTTCTTGGATCCAGACATCACACACAAGAAGTTCCGCCTTCCTGCAAAAGAAGAAGTACTAATGATGCTAGACATCGGCTATCCTGCAGAAGATTCTGAAATCAATCCACTTCACGACAAAAGAAAAGAATTGTCAGAAACGGTAACATTTATTTAA
- a CDS encoding cold-shock protein translates to MSNGTVKWFNSTKGFGFITGEDNKDIFVHQSAIQQEGFRTLEEGQKVSYDVEASEKGDRAVNVVKL, encoded by the coding sequence ATGAGTAACGGAACAGTTAAATGGTTTAATTCTACTAAAGGATTTGGATTTATAACAGGAGAAGACAACAAGGACATTTTTGTTCACCAAAGTGCAATCCAACAAGAAGGATTCAGAACATTGGAAGAAGGACAAAAAGTTTCCTACGATGTTGAAGCTTCTGAAAAAGGCGACAGAGCAGTTAACGTAGTTAAGTTATAA
- a CDS encoding pyridoxamine 5'-phosphate oxidase family protein, with translation MRRKDREITSFDEQLKIIDQCDVVRLGLVDDEGYPYILPLNFGYEVVDNQLVLYFHGALEGYKYQLIDKNNKASFEMDTDHDLYSDREKGYCTMNYSSVMGKGIVEYVTDSEEKFRALTVMTDKYHVEHFEFNPKAIPRTRVFKLTVTSMTAKHKTMKK, from the coding sequence ATGCGAAGAAAAGATCGTGAAATCACAAGTTTTGATGAACAATTGAAGATAATAGATCAGTGTGATGTAGTAAGGCTAGGGCTTGTTGATGACGAAGGCTATCCGTATATTTTGCCACTGAATTTTGGATATGAAGTGGTGGATAATCAATTGGTTTTGTATTTTCATGGCGCACTGGAAGGCTACAAATACCAACTCATCGACAAGAACAACAAGGCTTCTTTTGAGATGGACACAGACCACGATTTGTATTCCGACAGAGAAAAGGGATACTGCACGATGAATTACTCAAGCGTCATGGGAAAAGGAATCGTAGAATACGTTACTGATTCTGAAGAAAAATTCAGAGCATTGACCGTGATGACGGACAAATATCACGTAGAACATTTTGAATTCAACCCCAAGGCAATCCCAAGAACTAGGGTTTTCAAATTAACGGTCACATCAATGACTGCGAAACACAAAACTATGAAAAAATAA
- a CDS encoding DNA alkylation repair protein, with product MEIINELQSLQDLKYRDFQAKLIPTIDQSTIIGVRMPDLRKLAKKIDEKHSQIFMEDLPHTYYEENMLHSILISNMKSYDDCINHLEKFLPFVDNWAVCDCISPKIFTKNTDKLIEKIKLWAQSSHTYTVRVAICLLMKYFLDDEFKVEYLNIAAQIKSEEYYVNMMIAWFFATALAKQWDDVIFVLEDNLLEDWTHNKTIQKSRESFRITPEQKQYLKSLKKRR from the coding sequence ATGGAAATAATTAATGAACTTCAGTCCCTACAAGATTTGAAATACCGTGATTTTCAAGCGAAACTAATCCCTACAATCGACCAATCCACAATTATTGGAGTTAGAATGCCTGATTTGAGAAAATTAGCGAAAAAAATAGACGAAAAACATTCGCAAATTTTCATGGAAGATTTGCCACACACTTACTACGAAGAAAATATGCTTCATTCTATTTTGATTTCTAATATGAAAAGTTACGATGATTGTATCAATCACTTGGAAAAATTTCTTCCATTTGTAGATAATTGGGCGGTTTGTGACTGTATTTCGCCAAAAATTTTCACGAAAAACACCGACAAATTAATCGAAAAAATAAAATTATGGGCACAATCTTCCCACACATACACCGTGAGGGTCGCGATTTGTTTGTTGATGAAATATTTCTTGGATGATGAATTCAAGGTTGAGTATTTGAACATTGCGGCTCAAATCAAAAGCGAAGAATACTATGTCAACATGATGATTGCGTGGTTTTTCGCGACGGCGTTGGCAAAACAGTGGGACGATGTTATATTCGTTTTGGAAGATAATTTGCTAGAAGATTGGACGCACAACAAAACTATACAAAAATCAAGGGAAAGTTTCAGAATAACACCTGAACAAAAACAATATCTAAAATCATTAAAGAAAAGGAGATAA
- a CDS encoding diacylglycerol/lipid kinase family protein — protein MKYVFLLSSKAGAGSFSELEHSIVKCYSSNNLKYTIIKTEHKNHASEIVRKYCDCSDVLLYVCSGDGTLNEVINEMKKTNAKFSVGLIPSGTANDFSKNFDYSNFKIENTINPVIDDIDLIKVNDRYCVNVLSFGFDTVILNSAYNLLKKNPKLKANAYPIAVLQNLFKIPKYKLESRTSNGENGEVNLNGYYLLGAICNGGFYGGGFNPSPYAKLTDGVLELCLAETMPLYKIIPLIFKYKKGAHLSHPMIHFQKLTKGCIKFEKELMVNADGEIFTTDFLDFEVLPKALRFARVCGYRKI, from the coding sequence ATGAAATACGTATTCTTGTTGAGCAGCAAGGCTGGAGCAGGCTCTTTTTCGGAATTAGAGCACTCAATTGTGAAGTGCTACTCAAGCAATAATTTGAAATATACAATAATAAAGACAGAACACAAAAACCACGCATCTGAAATCGTTCGAAAATACTGCGATTGTTCAGATGTTTTGTTGTATGTGTGTTCAGGTGATGGAACGTTAAACGAAGTCATAAATGAAATGAAGAAAACAAACGCAAAGTTCAGCGTTGGACTCATTCCGTCTGGAACGGCGAATGATTTCTCCAAGAATTTTGATTATTCAAATTTCAAAATCGAAAACACAATCAATCCTGTTATTGACGACATTGATTTGATTAAAGTCAACGACAGATATTGCGTGAATGTGCTTAGCTTCGGATTTGATACTGTGATTTTGAATTCTGCGTATAATTTATTGAAGAAAAATCCAAAATTAAAAGCAAATGCATATCCTATCGCAGTGTTGCAGAATTTATTTAAAATTCCAAAATACAAGTTGGAATCCAGGACAAGTAACGGAGAAAATGGAGAAGTTAACTTGAATGGATATTATCTGCTTGGCGCGATTTGCAACGGTGGATTTTACGGCGGAGGATTCAACCCTTCTCCTTATGCTAAACTTACTGATGGCGTGTTGGAATTGTGCTTAGCAGAAACAATGCCTTTGTACAAAATAATCCCGTTGATTTTCAAATACAAAAAAGGCGCTCATCTGTCACATCCTATGATACATTTTCAAAAATTGACTAAAGGATGTATCAAATTCGAAAAAGAATTGATGGTCAATGCCGATGGAGAAATCTTCACGACAGATTTCTTGGATTTTGAAGTGCTGCCAAAAGCATTGCGATTTGCTAGAGTTTGTGGTTATAGAAAGATTTAG
- a CDS encoding DUF6088 family protein, which yields MSSYTEKISDKINDFDSHKVFFANDFLDVASNATVRQILKRLADEDKIKRVIDGFYYNPKYSELIGEYEAVSIHELALAIARKYNWNIAPYNSTALNLLGLSTQVPTHYKYISSGRYKEYKIGDSILEFKKVNPGEIANMSLKSATVIQAIKSLGKENITNEVIQKIRESLTEKERTDLMNESKSVPAWIYEVIREICEGKNE from the coding sequence ATGAGTTCATATACAGAAAAAATATCAGATAAAATAAATGATTTTGATTCACATAAAGTATTTTTTGCAAATGACTTTTTAGATGTTGCATCTAATGCCACGGTTAGACAAATATTAAAAAGATTAGCAGATGAAGATAAAATTAAGCGTGTCATTGATGGCTTTTATTACAATCCAAAATATAGTGAATTAATTGGAGAGTACGAAGCAGTATCAATTCACGAGTTAGCACTTGCCATAGCAAGAAAATACAATTGGAATATTGCACCATATAATAGTACAGCCTTAAACTTATTAGGACTTTCAACACAAGTACCAACTCACTATAAATATATATCTAGTGGAAGATATAAGGAATATAAAATTGGAGATAGCATTTTAGAATTTAAAAAAGTAAATCCAGGAGAAATTGCCAATATGTCCCTAAAGTCTGCAACAGTTATTCAGGCAATTAAGTCTTTGGGTAAAGAAAATATAACTAACGAAGTTATACAAAAGATAAGAGAAAGCTTAACTGAAAAAGAAAGAACAGACTTAATGAATGAATCAAAATCAGTACCTGCATGGATATATGAAGTAATAAGGGAAATTTGTGAGGGCAAAAATGAATAA